The following DNA comes from Fervidibacillus albus.
AAGATCAGCGTAGTCTTTTTCTGCGTACCATCTGGATTCCCAATCACGGATAATTCCGACACGCAATCCGACTGGAGATACTTTTTGACCCACTCATTATCCCTCCTTTTTTTCTGATACAACGATAGTAATATGACTCGTTCTTTTGTTAATTTGTGAAGCGCGACCTTGCGCACGGGGGCGGAAACGTTTCAACGTCGGACCCTCATCAACAAAAGCTTTCGAAATGTATAATTGATTTACGTCCATTTCATAATTGTGTTCCGCGTTTGCTACTGCGGATTTCAATACTTTTTCAACGATTGGGGAAGCTGCCTTCGGTGTGAATTTCAAGATGGCCATCGCTTCTCCCACTTGCTTTCCTCGAATCAAATCAACGACTAAGCGAGCTTTCCGAGGTGCAATGCGAACTGTTCTTGCAACAGCTTTTGCTTCCATGGATTTGCCCTCCTCTCATTAACGTCTTGTTTTCTTGTCGTCACCAGCGTGGCCTTTATAAGTTCTCGTCGGAGCGAATTCACCGAGTTTATGACCAACCATGTCTTCAGTAATATATACCGGAACGTGTTTGCGACCGTCATAAACAGCAATCGTATGGCCGATAAATGCCGGGAAAATGGTCGAACGACGGGACCAAGTTTTAATAACTTGTTTTTTTCCGCTTTCGTTTAAAGCTTCAACTTTTTTCATTAAATGATCATCCACAAAAGGTCCTTTTTTCAAGCTACGACCCATTTTTGAACCTCCCTTCGTGATTGCCCTACGGTTCTACCAACGAACCGTAGCCCAATCCAATTATTTTTTACGACGACGTACAATAAATTTATCGGATTTTTTGTTTTTCTTACGTGTTTTCAATCCGAGTGCAGGTTTACCCCACGGAGTCATCGGTGATTTCCGTCCAATTGGTGCTCTACCTTCCCCACCACCATGTGGATGGTCATTCGGATTCATTACAGAACCACGAACTGTTGGACGTTTGCCTAACCAACGGGAACGACCTGCTTTACCGATGTTAATTAATTCGTGTTGCTCATTTCCAACTTGACCGATCGTTGCGCGGCAAGAACTTAAAATCATCCGCACTTCACCGGAAGTTAAACGAACTAGTACGTATTTTCCTTCTTTACCGAGCACTTGTGCACTTGCTCCCGCAGAACGGACTAACTGTGCACCTTTGCCAGGTTTTAATTCGATGTTATGAATAACGGTACCTACTGGAATGTCTGATAAAGGAAGTGCATTTCCTACTTTAATATCAGAATTTGGACCCGAAACAATGTCCATTCCAACTTTTAATCCTTTTGGAGCAATGATATACCGTT
Coding sequences within:
- the rplV gene encoding 50S ribosomal protein L22; protein product: MEAKAVARTVRIAPRKARLVVDLIRGKQVGEAMAILKFTPKAASPIVEKVLKSAVANAEHNYEMDVNQLYISKAFVDEGPTLKRFRPRAQGRASQINKRTSHITIVVSEKKEG
- the rpsS gene encoding 30S ribosomal protein S19; translated protein: MGRSLKKGPFVDDHLMKKVEALNESGKKQVIKTWSRRSTIFPAFIGHTIAVYDGRKHVPVYITEDMVGHKLGEFAPTRTYKGHAGDDKKTRR
- the rplB gene encoding 50S ribosomal protein L2, whose product is MAIKSYKPTSNGRRGMTVSDFAEITTNKPEKTLLQPLHKKAGRNNQGKLTVRHQGGGHKRQYRVIDFKRDKDGIPGRVATIEYDPNRSANIALIHYHDGEKRYIIAPKGLKVGMDIVSGPNSDIKVGNALPLSDIPVGTVIHNIELKPGKGAQLVRSAGASAQVLGKEGKYVLVRLTSGEVRMILSSCRATIGQVGNEQHELINIGKAGRSRWLGKRPTVRGSVMNPNDHPHGGGEGRAPIGRKSPMTPWGKPALGLKTRKKNKKSDKFIVRRRKK